The genomic DNA CAGAATGGCGAAGCGCAGGAGTGTTCGCTTCGATATCTGTGAGGCTGGATCGCTCTCGGTTGCCAAGGGCAGCCTGATCTGCCCCCGCTGTTCCTGCCGCCAGTCTCGAAAGGTCGACCACTGCTCGTACGCGAACGTTGCCAGTCCAGCGAGGAGGTCGGCGAGCATCGAGATCGGCGTGTCAGCCGACGAGACAGGTCTGAGCTCGGCGATACGCAGGAGGGTTACTGGCTCGAGCAGTTGCCCTGGCCGCTGCCGATGCCAGCCAGCGATACCGAGGCGAAGCATGCGGTGAAGGGCTTGCCAGTCGATCCCGTCCTGCTGGTCCGGATAGATCGCCCAGCACGCTTCGGCCGGCCAGCGTTGGGTCAGGACGACCTTGCAGATATGGTACAGCAGTCGCTGCAGGTTGTTGAGATCGTCGCGTCGTGGCACTTTGTGGCGGGAATCCTCGATATCCCAGATCAGCACATCGACACGAAGCTGGTCCTGAGCGATCAGGCGGAGAGCCGTGCGGAGGAGGTCGCGAGCTTCATCGCGATCCTGGCCACGATCGATTTGTGACGACTTCAGTTCACTAGTAACCCCGTGTTTCGTGAGAATGTTCTGGATCATTCGCTCTATATTTGGCTGGTGCTGCGCTCCCAGTGTGACGAGCCCGATTGCCCGGTAACGGCCGGTATTGCAATGCGCCTTATCGGCGAAGGCTAGGTGCGTAGTGCTCGTCAGCGATGAATGCATGAAGGGATGCCCCTCGCCCCATCATCAGAATGGCAGGTCCAAGTCGAAGGAATGATCTCGGCCTGCAAGGTCGTCCCACAGGACAGTAAGTCTGCGTGGTGGCTCGGCTCCCATGAAGAGGTAAAATCGCAAGAGCGTTTCCGCCCCCGGTTCCAGCTCGCCAGGAATACGCGAAGTTATCATCATTGACCCGACAACCTGCAGGGGCTTGACATCCTGACCGTCCAGGAGTAGGCGCAGGTTCTCGGCCTTCGCCTTGCCAGCGTTGTGCAGCTCGATGCGATAGGGGTCGCCTCGCCGGGACAACCCGGAAACTTCCGGATACTCGACGAGCTTCGCCTGCACGAATGCCCGTCGCTGCAGGGCGCGTTCGTGCCGGTAGCGCAATGCCGTGATCGTTGTCGCGGCGGCAGTCATGAACGCAGCGACCAATTCGAAAACGTTCATGCGGTACCTCCTCGTTGAGACCGTCTGCGATGGCCGGTTGCCTTGCAATGTGTACGTACACTCCCTCCCCGAGTCTACCGGATAATCTGTGCCACTGTCAACAAGACGCCCAACATGTGCGCTGCTGATCTGCTGCCGTGTGCTCCACACGCGCGCCTACCCCGCGCTCGAGCAAGCTGTGTAGCGGGAACCCGCTTCACTGTTGTGTCTAGTACGGAAGGGCTAGCTTCGATCGGAAACGAGCTGAGGCGGCACATTGCGTGCGGATGTAGTGCTCCGAATGGCCAACGATCAGTCACGTGCGCTGCTGGAACGGCAGAAACCCGCTGCGTGGACAGGGTTCCTTCCGACCTCGCGCCCGTGCCGGATCCGGTTTATCCTATCTCTACTACCGATAGGTCCTGTTCTGTGGTGTCCTACAAGGCTGCAGCGATGGTGGGGTAGGGCGGACGATGGCCAAGACGCTCGCTGAACTGTGTATCCCGCGTGAATGGGTGTTCGATCCGAGCGTTCGTGACACGGTCCATGACATCGACGAGCTGGACCAACTCGACCCGGAGCGCTTCTTCGCTGAGAACTATGTGACTGAGGGGATGCGGCAACTGCTCAGCGAGGCCTTCAAGCGTCTGGAGGGGCGGACCGAGAACGCCTCCGGTATCTTCCTGCTCTCGCAGTCCATGGGTGGTGGCAAGACGCATAACCTGCTGGCACTCGGGCTCCTCGCCAAGTATCCCAAGTGGCGCGAGCCGGTCATGGGCTCCTTCTATCGACCAGGACCGCTGGGGTCGGTCCGGGTGGTTGCCTTCAGCGGACGGAAGACGAATACCCCTACGGTATCTGGGGCGAGATCGCTGAACGACTGAACCGGCGGGAGGTGTTGCGCGACTTCTACAGCCCGCTCCGGGCACCGGGTGTGGAAAACTGGGTCGAACTCTTGCGGGGTGATCCGGTTCTCCTGCTCCTCGACGAGTTGCCGCCCTATTTCCAGGCTGCGCGAGCGATTCAAGTCGGGCAAACGACGCTCGACCACCTGACTACCGTCGCTCTCGCCAATCTCCTGGTCGCCGTCGCGAGCGGGAAACTCCCGAACGTCTGTGTCGTCCTGACCGACCTGCGTGCCCAGGCCTACGAGGCGGGGAGCACGGCAATCTCGGAGGCGCTCCGCAATCTGGAGCTGGAAGCGAACCGCACCGCAACGCGGATCGATCCCGTTCGCTTGAACACGGCCGAGTTGTACGCGATCCTGAGGCAACGACTCTTCAAGGCACTTCCCGCGGATGCGGAGATCAGCGAGGTGGCAGACGCCTACGCCCAGGCACTGGAGCAGGCGCGCGTGCTCGACTTGACGGCGTTCCCGCCACACGCCGTGCGGAGCGAGATCCTGTCTTCGTACCCCTTCCATCCGGGGATCCGCGACCTTTCGCCCGCTTTCGCGAGAACCCGGGCTTTCAGCAAACACGCGCGCTGATTCGCATCATGCGGATTGTCGTCGCGCAGTTGTGGTCGGCGGGCGCCGCGCGGTACAAGTTTCTGATCGGGGCTCATGACGTCGACCTCAGCCGCTCGGACATGATCAGTGAGATCCGGCAGATCAATGCCGCACTCGAGAACGCGATCGCCCACGACATTGTCGATGAGCGGGGTGGCGCGGTTGCCCAACAGATCGACGCTGAACTCGGTGGGAGCAGTGCTCGCGATGCGGCAACGTTGATCTTCCTCTCCTCGTTGTCGCTGGCGGTCAATCCAGTCCTCGGGTTAGATCGGTCGGAGATCTTCGGCTATCTGGCCGAACCGGGCCGTGACCTTACGCAGGTGCGAGAGGCTCTGGATCGTCTCCAGCAGCGTGCCTGGTATCTCCACCCGACGGCAGCTGGGAAGCTGCTCTTCAAGAACGTCGAGAACCTGAACGCGAAACTCGAAAGTTACGCGAGCGGGCTACGCGACGAACGCGAACTCGAGCTCCGGGACCGCCTCCGCGAGATGTTCGCGCCGAAGGTCGGCAACTGTTATCAGGTCGTGGAACCGTTGCCAGCGCTCGATCAGATTCAGCTGAGCCCGGAACGGGTGACGTTGATCGTCTTCCGACCACTGCCGACAGCTCTGGACGAGGTACGACGCTGGTGGGAAAACCAGCAATACAAGAACCGCGTCCTCTTCCTCACGGGAACGCCCTCCGGTTACGAGCGCGTGATCGAGCGCGCGGCTTATCTCCGCGCCATCCGGCAG from Thermomicrobium sp. 4228-Ro includes the following:
- a CDS encoding DUF499 domain-containing protein is translated as MRDFYSPLRAPGVENWVELLRGDPVLLLLDELPPYFQAARAIQVGQTTLDHLTTVALANLLVAVASGKLPNVCVVLTDLRAQAYEAGSTAISEALRNLELEANRTATRIDPVRLNTAELYAILRQRLFKALPADAEISEVADAYAQALEQARVLDLTAFPPHAVRSEILSSYPFHPGIRDLSPAFARTRAFSKHAR